The genomic region TCCGCTTCGACCTCGACCCCTTCCAGCGCGCCGCCGCCGAGTCCCTGGAGAACGGCCGCAGCGTGCTCGTCGCAGCGCCGACGGGTGCCGGCAAGACGGTCGTCGCCGAGTTCGCCGTCTACCTCGCGATGCAGCGGCCGAGCGCCAAGATCTTCTACACGGCGCCGATGAAGGCGCTCAGCAACCAGAAGTACGCGGAGCTCGTGGCCGAGTACGGCCCCGACGAGGTGGGCCTGCTCACGGGCGACACCAACGTCAACAGCCGCGCGCGGATCGTCGTCATGACGACCGAGGTGCTGCGCAACATGCTCTACGCCGACTCCGACCTGCTCCGCGACCTCGCGTTCGTGATCATGGACGAGGTGCACTACCTCGCCGACCGCTTCCGCGGGGCCGTGTGGGAGGAGGTCATCATCCACCTCCCGCAGACCGTCCGGATGATCTCGCTGAGCGCCACCGTCTCGAACGCCGAGGAGTTCGGCGACTGGCTGCAGGCGGTGCGCGGCGAGACGGACGTCATCGTCTCCGAGGAGCGGCCCGTGCCGCTCGAGCAGCACGTCATCGTGCGCCACCGCATGGTCGACCTCTTCGACTCGTCGGGCCTCGCCGCGACGCACCGCGTGAACCCCGAGCTCGTGCGCATGACGCACGGCGGCGGACGGGAGGCCGTGCGCGTGCGCGGTGGGCAGGGGCACTCGCGGGGCCGGGCGGGAGCAGGCGGCGGGTCCGGGAAGCGGGCACCCGGCCCGTGGGACCGCGGCCGCATGGACCGCCCCGAGGTCGTCGCCCTCCTCGAGGAGCGGAACCTGCTCCCCGCGATCTTCTTCATCTTCAGCCGTGCGGGCTGCGACGCCGCCGTCAAGCAGGTGCTCCGCGCGGGCGTCCGGCTCACGCACGCGCACGAGCGCGACGAGATCCGGGCCGTCGTGGAGGAGCGCTGCCGCACGCTCCGCGACGAGGACCTCGCGGTCCTCGGCTACTGGGAGTGGCTCGAGGGCCTGGAGCGCGGCGTCGCGGCGCACCACGCGGGCATGCTGCCGGCGTTCAAGGAGGTCGTCGAGGAGTTGTTCCAGCGGAAGCTCGTGAAGGCCGTCTTCGCCACGGAGACCCTGGCGCTCGGCATCAACATGCCCGCGCGCACGGTCGTGCTCGAGCAGCTCGAGAAGTTCAACGGCGAGGCGCGCGTGCCGCTCACGCCGGGGGAGTACACGCAGCTGACCGGACGCGCCGGCCGCCGCGGCATCGACGTCGAGGGCCACGCCGTCATCCAGTGGAAGGACGGGCTGGATCCGCAGGCCGTCGCCTCTCTGGCCTCCCGCCGCACGTACCCGCTCAACTCGAGCTTCCGGCCGACCTACAACATGGCCGTCAACCTCATCGACCAGTTCGGCCGGGAGCGCACGCGCGAGGTGCTCGAGTCGTCGTTCGCGCAGTTCCAGGCCGATCGCGCCGTGGTGGACCTCGCGCGCAAGGTCCGCACGCAGGAGGAGTCGCTCGCCGGCTACGAGAAGGCGATGGTCTGCCACCTCGGCGACTTCCGCGAGTACTCGGGCCTCCGCCGCGAGCTCAGCGACCTCGAGCGCGCGACCGCCGCCCGCGCCGACATGCAGCAGCCGGGCCAGCACGGCGAGCGGGACAAGCGGCAGCGCCAGCTGACGGACCTCCGCCGCCGGATGAAGGCGCACCCCTGCCACGCGTGCAAGGACCGCGAGTCCCACGCGCGCTGGGCGGAGCGCTGGTGGCGCCTCAAGCGGCAGACGGATGCGCTCGGCCAGCAGATCCGCACCCGCACCAACGCGGTGGCCAAGGTCTTCGACCGGGTCACCGAGCTCCTGCTCTCGCTCGGCTACCTCAAGCGCGCCGCCGACGGCCAGGTCGCGCCGACGCCCAACGGCCGGATGCTCAAGCGCATCTACGGCGACCGCGACCTCCTCGTCGCCGAGTGCCTGCGCACGCAGGTGTGGGTGGACCTCGACCCCGCCGCCCTCGCCGCCCTGGCCGCCTCGCTCGTCTACCAGCCGCGCCGCGACGAGGGCGACCGCAACGACCGGAACCTGCCGCGGGGCCCGTTCCGCCCGGCCCTCGAGCGCACGGAGGAGATCTGGTCGCGCCTCGACGACATCGAGCGCGAGCGGCGTCTGCCGACGACCGACCCGCTGTCCACCGGGCTCTGCGCGCCCATGCACCGCTGGGCGCGCGGCGGCAGCCTGGACGCCGTGCTCGACGAGGCGGACCTCGCCGCCGGCGACTTCGTGCGCTGGACGAAGCAGACGATCGACCTGCTCGACCAGCTCTCGATCGTGGCCGACGGACCCGTCTCCCGGAACGCCCGCACGGCGCTCGACAGCATCCGGCGCGGCATCGTCGCGTACTCGTCGGTGTGACCGCGCTCGCTCGCGCTCCTCGACGGGAGCGTCCCGTCCCCGCGCCGCTGACAGCGCTCGCGTCCGTCGAGCCCGTCCGACCGCCGCTGCCGCTGTGGGGTGCGCTCCTCGCCGCCGCCGCGTCCGGACCCGTCATGGACGCCGCGTTCCCCGACCGCGGGTTGTGGCCGCTCGTCTTCCCGGGGATCGCGCTCGTCCTCCTCGCGCTGCGCGGTAGGCGCGCGGGGCCGGCGTTCCTCATCGGGCTCGTGGCCGGGCTGGCCTTCTACCTCACCCAAATCGAGTGGGCGTCGCTCTACCTCGGGCCGGTGCCGTGGATCGCGCTGTCGGCCCTGGAGTCGCTGTTCGTCGCCGTCGGGGCGGTCGCCATCGCGACGGCGACCCGCTGGATCCCGCGCGCGTTCCCCACGGTCGCCGGCCGCGTGGTCCTCCTGCCGGTTGCGGTCGCCGGCCTGTGGACCGCGCGCGAGGCGATCTCGGCGGTCTGGCCCTACGGCGGATTCGCCTGGGGACGGGTGTCCCTGTCCCAGTCGGAGAGCCCGTTCGCGCACCTCGTGACCTGGCTCGGCCTCTCCGGCCTCTCCTTCGTGCTCGTGCTCCTCGTGGCCCTGCTCCTGGATCTCGCCGCGGAGGACCGCGTGCGGCGGTCATCCCGGGCTCTCGTCGCGGGGATCGCGGTCGCCCTGGTGCTCGTGGTCCCGGCCTTCCCGGTCGCGACCACGGGGACCACCCGCGTCGCGGCCGTGCAGGGGAACGCCAAGGCCGGGTACTTCGACGGCGCGCGCTACGGCGACATCCTGCGCGCCCACCTGGCCGCCACGGCGGAGATCCCGTCGGACGCCGGCGTTGACATGGTGGTGTGGCCGGAGAACGCGGCCGACGCGGATCCGCTCCGGGATCCCGGCTCGGCGGCCGCGCTCGACCGCGTGGTCGCGCGCCTCGGCGCCCCGCTCGTCGTGGGCACCGTCACCGAGCGCGACGGGCGCTACTACAACGAGTCGCTCGTCTGGACTGGGGGACAGGCCACCGACCACTACGACAAGAAGCACCCCGTCCCCTTCGGCGAGTACGTGCCCGACCGCGCGTTCTGGGAGCCCTTCGCGCCCGATCTCATCGGCCTCATCCAGCGCGAGTACACGCCGGGCACGACCGATCAGGTGATGGACGTCGCGGGCGTGACCGCCGGGATCGCCATCTGCTTCGACATCGTCGACGACCAGCTGACGACCGACATGGTGCACGAGGGCGCCAGCCTGATCCTCGCCCAGTCCAACAACGCCGACTTCGGCCGCACCGACGAGAGCGTGCAGCAGCTCGCGATCGCCCGGATGCGCGCGCTCGAGACGGGCCGCAGCGTCGTGAACATCTCGACGGTCGGCACCAGCGCGATCGTCGGCCCGGACGGCCGGGACATCGACCGGCTGCCCTGGTTCACCGCGGGGTCGATGGTGGTCGACGTGCCGACCGCCGACGTCGTCACCCCGGCGATCCTCGTCGGGCGCGACATCGAGTGGCTCGTCTCCGGGCTCGGGCTCGGTGCGCTCGCGGTCTCCGGGCTCGCGCTCGGCCGCCGTGGCCGCCGCGCCGCGCGCTGACCGGCCGCACGCCGAGGAGCACCCCGCGGCGATGCCGCGGGGTGCTCCGGTGGTTCGCGAGCCGAGGGGTCGGGTCAGGCGCCGATGCGGTGCTGACCGCGCCGCGCGCGGAGGGTGGCGAGGCGCTCCTCGAGGAGCTCCTCCAGCTCGGCGCGCGTCCGGCGCTCGAGCAGCATGTCCCAGTGGCTCCGAGGGACCTTCGCCTCGACCTCCTCGTGGGCGACGGGTGCGCCCTCGGCGTCGAGGAGGCGACCCTCCAGGCCGCTCTTCGGCGACTCCCAGACCTCGGGGACCTCGGCGTCGGCCGAGAACACGACCTCGAACGTGGTGCCGTCGGTCGTGCGGTACGTCTTCCTCTGCCGGGGGGAGAAGCTGACGCCCTCCTCGCTCTGCAGGCTCGTGGAACCGAGCCGCATCCCGCGCAAGCTGCGGTCTGCCATGGTGGTCTCCTCTCGCGATGCACTCCCCGTTGTAAACCGTGCGGCTGTGAGGATCCTTTCTCAGGACCCGGGGTTCCCAGGCGAATCCCAGTCCCTGCCGCCGAGGGCGGCCAGGGCGAGATCGGGCCGATCCGTCACGACGCCGCGGACACCTGCCCGGACC from Clavibacter michiganensis subsp. insidiosus harbors:
- a CDS encoding DEAD/DEAH box helicase, whose protein sequence is MTDQLSPAERYAASRSRRGLPLLESFASGLRFDLDPFQRAAAESLENGRSVLVAAPTGAGKTVVAEFAVYLAMQRPSAKIFYTAPMKALSNQKYAELVAEYGPDEVGLLTGDTNVNSRARIVVMTTEVLRNMLYADSDLLRDLAFVIMDEVHYLADRFRGAVWEEVIIHLPQTVRMISLSATVSNAEEFGDWLQAVRGETDVIVSEERPVPLEQHVIVRHRMVDLFDSSGLAATHRVNPELVRMTHGGGREAVRVRGGQGHSRGRAGAGGGSGKRAPGPWDRGRMDRPEVVALLEERNLLPAIFFIFSRAGCDAAVKQVLRAGVRLTHAHERDEIRAVVEERCRTLRDEDLAVLGYWEWLEGLERGVAAHHAGMLPAFKEVVEELFQRKLVKAVFATETLALGINMPARTVVLEQLEKFNGEARVPLTPGEYTQLTGRAGRRGIDVEGHAVIQWKDGLDPQAVASLASRRTYPLNSSFRPTYNMAVNLIDQFGRERTREVLESSFAQFQADRAVVDLARKVRTQEESLAGYEKAMVCHLGDFREYSGLRRELSDLERATAARADMQQPGQHGERDKRQRQLTDLRRRMKAHPCHACKDRESHARWAERWWRLKRQTDALGQQIRTRTNAVAKVFDRVTELLLSLGYLKRAADGQVAPTPNGRMLKRIYGDRDLLVAECLRTQVWVDLDPAALAALAASLVYQPRRDEGDRNDRNLPRGPFRPALERTEEIWSRLDDIERERRLPTTDPLSTGLCAPMHRWARGGSLDAVLDEADLAAGDFVRWTKQTIDLLDQLSIVADGPVSRNARTALDSIRRGIVAYSSV
- the lnt gene encoding apolipoprotein N-acyltransferase translates to MTALARAPRRERPVPAPLTALASVEPVRPPLPLWGALLAAAASGPVMDAAFPDRGLWPLVFPGIALVLLALRGRRAGPAFLIGLVAGLAFYLTQIEWASLYLGPVPWIALSALESLFVAVGAVAIATATRWIPRAFPTVAGRVVLLPVAVAGLWTAREAISAVWPYGGFAWGRVSLSQSESPFAHLVTWLGLSGLSFVLVLLVALLLDLAAEDRVRRSSRALVAGIAVALVLVVPAFPVATTGTTRVAAVQGNAKAGYFDGARYGDILRAHLAATAEIPSDAGVDMVVWPENAADADPLRDPGSAAALDRVVARLGAPLVVGTVTERDGRYYNESLVWTGGQATDHYDKKHPVPFGEYVPDRAFWEPFAPDLIGLIQREYTPGTTDQVMDVAGVTAGIAICFDIVDDQLTTDMVHEGASLILAQSNNADFGRTDESVQQLAIARMRALETGRSVVNISTVGTSAIVGPDGRDIDRLPWFTAGSMVVDVPTADVVTPAILVGRDIEWLVSGLGLGALAVSGLALGRRGRRAAR
- a CDS encoding RNA polymerase-binding protein RbpA; its protein translation is MADRSLRGMRLGSTSLQSEEGVSFSPRQRKTYRTTDGTTFEVVFSADAEVPEVWESPKSGLEGRLLDAEGAPVAHEEVEAKVPRSHWDMLLERRTRAELEELLEERLATLRARRGQHRIGA